A single region of the Streptomyces sp. ITFR-16 genome encodes:
- a CDS encoding 2-oxoacid:acceptor oxidoreductase subunit alpha: MTSQVSSPAEQADEASEALVGGQRAPQSAAAGAGEKEVRRLDRVIIRFAGDSGDGMQLTGDRFTSETASFGNDLSTLPNFPAEIRAPAGTLPGVSSFQLHFADHDILTPGDAPNVLVAMNPAALRANIADVPRGAEIIVNTDEFTKRPMAKVGYETSPLEDGSLEAYNVHPVPLTTLTIEALKEFGLSRKEAERSKNMFALGLLSWMYHRPTEGTETFLRAKFAKKPQIAEANVAAFRAGWNFGETTEDFAVSYEVAPASQAFPTGTYRNISGNLALSYGLIAAGRQADLPVYLGSYPITPASDILHELSKHKNFGVRTFQAEDEIAGIGAALGAAFGGALAVTTTSGPGVALKSETIGLAVSLELPLLIIDIQRGGPSTGLPTKTEQADLLQAMYGRNGEAPVPIVAPRTPADCFDAALDAARIALAYRTPVFLLSDGYLANGSEPWRIPETDSLPDLRVQFAGGPNHELADGTEVFWPYKRDPQTLARPWAVPGTPGLEHRIGGIEKQDGSGNISYDPANHDFMVRTRQAKVDGIEVPDLEVDDPAEARTLVLGWGSTYGPITAAVRRLRAAGRPIAQAHLRHLNPFPRNLGEVLKRYDKVVVPEMNLGQLATLIRAKYLVDAHSYNQVNGMPFKAEQLATALEEAIDA, translated from the coding sequence GTGACCAGCCAGGTCAGTAGCCCAGCCGAACAGGCCGACGAGGCCAGTGAGGCGCTCGTAGGGGGACAGCGTGCCCCCCAGTCCGCAGCAGCAGGAGCCGGTGAGAAAGAGGTCCGCCGTCTGGACCGGGTGATCATCCGCTTCGCGGGTGACTCCGGGGACGGCATGCAGCTCACGGGTGACCGGTTCACCTCCGAGACGGCGTCCTTCGGGAACGACCTCTCCACGCTGCCGAACTTTCCCGCCGAGATCCGCGCCCCCGCAGGCACCCTGCCGGGGGTTTCGTCGTTCCAGCTCCATTTCGCCGACCACGACATCCTGACCCCCGGTGACGCGCCCAACGTGCTGGTGGCGATGAATCCGGCCGCGCTCAGGGCCAATATCGCCGATGTGCCGCGCGGCGCCGAAATCATCGTCAACACCGATGAGTTCACCAAGCGGCCGATGGCGAAGGTGGGCTACGAGACGAGTCCGCTGGAGGACGGCTCGCTGGAGGCGTACAACGTCCATCCGGTGCCGCTGACCACGCTCACGATCGAGGCGCTGAAGGAGTTCGGGCTCTCCCGCAAGGAGGCCGAGCGCTCCAAGAACATGTTCGCGCTCGGGCTGCTCTCCTGGATGTACCACCGGCCGACCGAGGGCACCGAGACCTTCCTGCGGGCCAAGTTCGCCAAGAAGCCGCAGATCGCCGAGGCGAACGTGGCGGCGTTCCGGGCCGGCTGGAACTTCGGGGAGACCACGGAGGACTTCGCGGTCAGCTACGAGGTGGCCCCCGCCTCGCAGGCGTTCCCCACCGGCACGTACCGCAACATCTCGGGGAACCTGGCGCTGTCCTACGGCCTGATCGCCGCGGGCCGGCAGGCGGACCTGCCGGTCTATCTGGGCTCCTACCCCATCACTCCGGCCTCCGACATCCTGCACGAGCTGAGCAAGCACAAGAACTTCGGCGTGCGCACCTTCCAGGCCGAGGACGAGATCGCGGGCATCGGCGCCGCCCTGGGCGCCGCCTTCGGCGGTGCGCTCGCGGTGACGACCACGTCAGGGCCCGGGGTGGCCCTCAAGTCGGAGACCATCGGCCTCGCGGTCTCCCTCGAACTCCCCCTGCTCATCATCGACATCCAGCGCGGCGGCCCGTCCACCGGACTGCCCACCAAGACCGAGCAGGCCGACCTGCTCCAGGCGATGTACGGGCGCAACGGCGAGGCCCCGGTGCCGATCGTGGCTCCGCGGACCCCGGCCGACTGCTTCGACGCGGCGCTGGACGCCGCCCGGATCGCCCTGGCCTACCGGACCCCGGTCTTCCTGCTCTCCGACGGCTATCTGGCCAACGGCTCCGAGCCCTGGCGCATCCCGGAGACCGACAGCCTCCCGGACCTGCGCGTGCAGTTCGCGGGCGGCCCGAACCACGAACTGGCCGACGGCACCGAGGTGTTCTGGCCCTACAAGCGCGACCCGCAGACGCTGGCCCGGCCGTGGGCGGTCCCCGGCACCCCGGGGCTCGAACACCGCATCGGCGGCATCGAGAAGCAGGACGGCTCGGGCAACATCTCGTACGACCCCGCCAACCACGACTTCATGGTCCGCACCCGGCAGGCCAAGGTGGACGGCATCGAGGTCCCGGACCTGGAGGTCGACGACCCCGCGGAGGCGAGGACGCTGGTGCTGGGCTGGGGCTCGACGTACGGCCCCATCACCGCGGCCGTGCGCCGGCTGCGCGCCGCCGGGCGCCCCATCGCGCAGGCACATCTGCGCCACCTCAATCCGTTCCCGCGGAATCTCGGCGAGGTGCTGAAGCGTTACGACAAGGTGGTCGTGCCCGAGATGAACCTCGGGCAGCTGGCCACGCTCATCCGGGCCAAGTACCTGGTGGACGCGCACAGTTACAACCAGGTCAACGGCATGCCGTTCAAGGCCGAGCAGCTTGCGACGGCCCTCGAGGAGGCCATCGATGCCTGA
- a CDS encoding 2-oxoacid:ferredoxin oxidoreductase subunit beta: protein MPETNELLQLVPKTEAKQSMKDFKSDQEVRWCPGCGDYAVLAAVQGFMPELGLAKENIVFVSGIGCSSRFPYYMNTYGMHSIHGRAPSIATGLATSRRDLSVWVVTGDGDALSIGGNHLIHALRRNVNLKILLFNNRIYGLTKGQYSPTSEVGKITKSTPMGSLDAPFNPVSLAIGAEASFVARTVDSDRKHLTSVLRAAADHPGTALVEIYQNCNIFNDGAFEVLKDKDQAQEAVIRLEHGQPIVFGADGAKGVVRDSLTGDLQVVAVTEENKSRILVHDAHAPSPTTAFALSRLADPDTLHHTPIGVLRSVERPVYDTLMADQLDTAIEQQGKGDLGALLAGNDNWTVVG from the coding sequence ATGCCTGAGACCAACGAGCTCCTTCAGCTGGTGCCGAAGACCGAGGCCAAGCAGTCCATGAAGGACTTCAAGTCCGACCAGGAAGTGCGCTGGTGCCCCGGCTGCGGTGACTACGCGGTGCTGGCCGCCGTCCAGGGCTTCATGCCCGAACTCGGCCTGGCGAAGGAGAACATCGTCTTCGTCTCCGGCATCGGGTGCTCCTCCCGTTTCCCGTACTACATGAACACCTACGGGATGCACTCGATCCACGGCCGCGCCCCGTCGATCGCGACCGGTCTCGCCACCTCGCGGCGCGATCTGTCCGTCTGGGTCGTCACCGGCGACGGCGACGCCCTGTCCATCGGCGGCAACCACCTCATCCACGCGCTGCGCCGCAATGTGAACCTGAAGATCCTGCTCTTCAACAACCGGATCTACGGGCTCACCAAGGGCCAGTACTCCCCCACCTCCGAGGTCGGGAAGATCACCAAGTCGACGCCGATGGGCTCGCTGGACGCGCCCTTCAACCCGGTGTCGCTGGCGATCGGCGCGGAGGCGTCCTTCGTGGCGCGCACGGTCGACTCCGACCGCAAGCACCTCACGAGCGTGCTGCGGGCGGCGGCCGACCACCCCGGCACGGCACTGGTGGAGATCTACCAGAACTGCAACATCTTCAACGACGGCGCGTTCGAGGTCCTGAAGGACAAGGACCAGGCCCAGGAGGCGGTGATCCGGCTGGAGCACGGGCAGCCGATCGTCTTCGGCGCGGACGGCGCGAAGGGGGTCGTGCGGGACTCGCTGACGGGCGATCTCCAGGTCGTCGCGGTCACCGAGGAGAACAAGTCACGGATCCTCGTCCACGACGCGCACGCCCCGAGCCCGACCACGGCGTTCGCCCTGTCGAGACTCGCCGACCCGGACACGCTGCACCACACCCCGATCGGGGTGCTGCGCAGCGTGGAGCGGCCGGTGTACGACACGCTGATGGCCGATCAGCTCGACACCGCCATCGAGCAGCAGGGCAAGGGCGACCTCGGCGCCCTGCTCGCGGGCAACGACAACTGGACGGTCGTCGGCTGA
- a CDS encoding helix-turn-helix domain-containing protein, which produces MSVSGVESLPDVREPMCPSRLVLEHVTSRWGVLVLAALLERPYRFSELRREVGGVSEKMLTQTLRTLERDGFVDRDAKPVIPPRVDYALTPLGREAAEQVWALARWSERSLDAVGAARAAYDARKREA; this is translated from the coding sequence ATGAGCGTAAGTGGCGTGGAGTCCCTGCCGGACGTACGGGAGCCGATGTGCCCCTCCCGGCTGGTGCTGGAGCATGTGACCAGCCGCTGGGGCGTTCTGGTGCTCGCCGCCCTGCTGGAGCGCCCGTACCGCTTCAGCGAGCTGCGCCGTGAGGTCGGCGGGGTCAGCGAGAAGATGCTGACGCAGACCCTGCGGACCCTGGAGCGCGACGGATTCGTGGACCGCGACGCCAAGCCGGTGATCCCGCCCCGGGTGGACTACGCGCTCACCCCGCTGGGCCGCGAGGCCGCCGAGCAGGTCTGGGCGCTGGCGCGCTGGTCGGAGCGGAGCCTGGACGCGGTGGGCGCGGCGCGGGCGGCGTACGACGCGCGCAAGCGGGAGGCCTAG
- a CDS encoding SDR family oxidoreductase gives MSIVVTGATGALGRLVVEQLLTTVPASDVVAVVRDKEKGAALAARGVELRIADYDRPETLTGVFASGDRVLLISGNAVGARVAQHTAVIDAAKEAGVAQLAYTGILGGPDADFTLADEHKATEQLILDSGLPYTFLRNGWYTENYTENLAPVLAHGAVVGNAGAGRIASATRADYAAAAAAVLTGEGHLGKAYELSGDVAWSLAEYAAEVAKASGKEIVHNDVPAAVHQDILVGAGVPEGFAAILVDVDEAVRRGRLAGTSGELAALIGRPTTPLAQTVAAAVAAQ, from the coding sequence ATGAGCATCGTCGTCACCGGAGCCACCGGAGCACTCGGCCGCCTCGTCGTCGAGCAGCTGCTGACCACCGTCCCCGCGAGCGACGTCGTCGCCGTCGTCCGCGACAAGGAGAAGGGCGCCGCCCTCGCCGCCCGCGGGGTCGAGCTGCGGATCGCCGACTACGACCGCCCCGAGACCCTGACCGGCGTCTTCGCCTCCGGCGACCGGGTACTGCTCATCTCCGGCAACGCGGTCGGCGCCCGGGTCGCCCAGCACACGGCCGTCATCGACGCGGCCAAGGAGGCGGGCGTGGCGCAGCTCGCATACACCGGCATCCTCGGCGGTCCCGACGCGGACTTCACGCTGGCCGACGAGCACAAGGCGACCGAGCAGCTGATCCTCGACTCCGGCCTGCCGTACACCTTCCTGCGCAACGGCTGGTACACGGAGAACTACACCGAGAACCTCGCCCCGGTCCTCGCCCACGGTGCCGTCGTCGGCAACGCGGGCGCCGGCAGGATCGCCTCCGCCACCCGCGCCGACTACGCGGCTGCGGCAGCCGCCGTCCTGACCGGCGAGGGCCACCTCGGCAAGGCGTACGAGCTGAGCGGCGACGTCGCCTGGTCGCTCGCGGAGTACGCGGCGGAGGTGGCCAAGGCATCCGGCAAGGAGATCGTCCACAACGACGTCCCGGCCGCCGTGCACCAGGACATCCTGGTCGGCGCGGGTGTGCCCGAGGGCTTCGCGGCGATCCTGGTCGACGTGGACGAGGCCGTCCGGCGCGGCCGGCTGGCCGGCACCAGCGGCGAGCTGGCCGCCCTGATCGGCCGCCCGACGACCCCGCTCGCACAGACCGTGGCGGCCGCGGTCGCCGCCCAGTAG
- the rarD gene encoding EamA family transporter RarD, which produces MKGKNEQRAGLLSGFGAYGLWGIVPLFWPLLKPAGAIEILAHRMVWSLGVVTLALLVLRRWSWIGTLLRQPRKLGLISVAAAVITVNWGLYIWSVNNGHVVEASLGYFINPLVTIAMGVLLLGERLRPAQWVAVDTGVAAVLVLAIGYGQPPWISLVLAFSFATYGLVKKKVNMGGLESLTAESAVLFVPALGYLLWLGARGEATFVSGGAGHAALLAATGLVTAVPLILFGAAAIRVPLSTLGLLQYLAPVFQFLLGIVYFHESMPPERWAGFGLVWLALALLTWDALRTSRRTRAEAEAARPAATATAAPAGPAGAERPQEAGTPAPSTSTT; this is translated from the coding sequence GTGAAGGGGAAGAACGAGCAGCGGGCCGGACTCCTGTCCGGATTCGGCGCCTACGGCCTGTGGGGGATCGTCCCGCTCTTCTGGCCGCTGCTGAAGCCGGCCGGCGCCATCGAGATCCTGGCCCACCGCATGGTCTGGTCGCTCGGCGTCGTCACGCTCGCCCTGCTGGTCCTGCGCCGCTGGTCCTGGATCGGCACGCTGCTGCGGCAGCCCCGGAAGCTGGGACTGATCTCGGTGGCGGCGGCCGTGATCACGGTCAACTGGGGCCTGTACATCTGGTCCGTGAACAACGGCCATGTGGTCGAGGCATCCCTCGGCTACTTCATCAACCCGCTGGTCACCATCGCCATGGGCGTTCTGCTCCTGGGCGAACGGCTGCGCCCCGCCCAGTGGGTGGCGGTCGACACCGGCGTCGCGGCGGTCCTCGTGCTGGCGATCGGCTACGGGCAGCCGCCCTGGATCTCCCTGGTGCTGGCGTTCTCCTTCGCGACCTACGGCCTGGTCAAGAAGAAGGTCAACATGGGCGGCCTGGAGTCGCTGACCGCCGAGAGCGCGGTGCTCTTCGTGCCCGCGCTCGGCTATCTGCTGTGGCTGGGCGCCCGGGGCGAGGCGACCTTCGTCTCCGGCGGCGCCGGGCACGCGGCGCTGCTCGCCGCGACGGGGCTGGTGACGGCGGTGCCGCTGATCCTGTTCGGGGCGGCCGCGATCCGCGTACCGCTGTCCACGCTCGGACTGCTCCAGTATCTGGCCCCGGTCTTCCAGTTCCTGCTGGGGATCGTGTACTTCCACGAGTCGATGCCGCCGGAGCGGTGGGCCGGGTTCGGTCTGGTCTGGCTGGCGCTGGCGCTGCTGACCTGGGACGCGCTGCGGACCTCCCGGCGCACGAGGGCCGAGGCGGAAGCCGCCCGTCCGGCCGCCACGGCGACGGCCGCCCCGGCGGGACCGGCGGGGGCGGAAAGGCCGCAGGAGGCCGGGACACCCGCCCCCTCCACCAGTACAACCTAG
- a CDS encoding FAD-dependent monooxygenase: MRTSPTTVLIVGSGPTGLTLAVDLARRAVDVRIIDKAPDFPRTSRAKGPNPRSLEVLEDLGVIDEVLAAGSAPLPMRKYRGGVAISDADPYAEARPAPDAPHDRPRLVAQWRLEEVLRARLAEFGVRVELGTELVGLAQDGSSVTAALAGGGEIEARYAVGCDGGHSAVRKLLGIPFEGKTDEAQMMVCGDVEVQGPDRGLWHQWFDEDGAVMLCPIPGTRSGWWFQAGPETDASGAPVPPSLESFRRLFAKHTRLPGDLLTAATLLSAYRVNERMAERYRAGRVLLAGDAAHVHSIAGGLGMNTGIQDAYNLGWKLARVASGQAGPALLDTYEEERLPVAAEVLDISAERLRATLEAIKKPGGGLDSAVGPGTDGLGSGYRWSSLAASPGATPRLRAGDRAPDAPCRDAATGAPRRLFEVFAGPHFTLLGFGTGTAPALREAAAAHAGELRAYGVDAGGAGGLADDGGHARAAYGVGPDEDLLVLVRPDNHVGLIAPAGEAGAVGAYLNGATAPNGAALERA; encoded by the coding sequence ATGCGCACATCCCCGACCACCGTGCTGATCGTCGGCTCCGGCCCGACCGGGCTGACCCTGGCCGTCGATCTCGCCCGGCGGGCCGTCGACGTACGGATCATCGACAAGGCCCCGGACTTCCCGCGCACCTCGCGGGCCAAGGGCCCCAACCCGCGCTCCCTGGAGGTCCTGGAGGACCTCGGGGTGATCGACGAGGTGCTGGCCGCCGGGTCCGCGCCGCTGCCGATGCGCAAGTACCGGGGCGGGGTGGCCATCTCCGACGCCGACCCGTACGCCGAGGCGCGCCCGGCCCCGGACGCGCCGCACGACCGCCCCCGGCTCGTCGCCCAGTGGCGCCTGGAGGAGGTGCTGCGGGCCCGGCTCGCGGAGTTCGGCGTCCGGGTCGAACTCGGCACGGAGCTCGTGGGGCTGGCCCAGGACGGGAGCTCGGTGACCGCCGCGCTCGCGGGCGGCGGGGAGATCGAGGCGCGGTACGCGGTCGGCTGCGACGGCGGCCACAGCGCGGTCCGCAAGCTGCTCGGCATTCCGTTCGAGGGGAAGACGGACGAGGCACAGATGATGGTCTGCGGCGATGTCGAGGTGCAGGGCCCGGACCGCGGGCTGTGGCACCAGTGGTTCGACGAGGACGGGGCCGTGATGCTCTGCCCGATCCCCGGCACCCGGTCGGGCTGGTGGTTCCAGGCCGGTCCCGAGACGGACGCCTCGGGCGCTCCCGTACCGCCGTCGCTGGAGAGCTTCCGCCGCCTGTTCGCGAAGCACACGCGCCTGCCGGGCGACCTGCTGACGGCGGCCACCCTGCTCTCGGCGTACCGGGTCAACGAGCGCATGGCCGAGCGCTACCGGGCCGGCCGGGTCCTCCTCGCCGGGGACGCCGCGCATGTGCACTCCATCGCGGGCGGGCTGGGCATGAACACCGGCATCCAGGACGCGTACAACCTCGGCTGGAAGCTCGCCCGGGTCGCCTCCGGACAGGCGGGCCCCGCGCTGCTCGACACCTACGAGGAGGAGCGGCTGCCGGTCGCCGCCGAGGTCCTGGACATCAGCGCGGAGCGGCTGCGGGCCACGCTGGAGGCGATCAAGAAGCCCGGCGGCGGGCTCGACTCGGCGGTGGGCCCGGGGACCGACGGCCTGGGCAGCGGCTACCGCTGGAGTTCCCTGGCCGCGTCCCCCGGCGCCACACCCCGGCTGCGGGCGGGCGACCGGGCCCCGGACGCGCCCTGCCGGGACGCCGCCACCGGAGCCCCGCGCCGGCTGTTCGAGGTCTTCGCCGGACCGCACTTCACCCTGCTCGGATTCGGTACGGGCACGGCCCCGGCCCTGCGCGAGGCGGCCGCGGCGCACGCCGGCGAACTGCGGGCGTACGGAGTGGACGCGGGCGGCGCCGGCGGTCTGGCCGACGACGGGGGCCACGCCCGCGCGGCCTACGGCGTCGGGCCGGACGAGGACCTGCTGGTCCTGGTCCGGCCGGACAACCACGTGGGCCTGATCGCCCCGGCCGGGGAGGCGGGGGCGGTCGGCGCCTATCTGAACGGGGCGACAGCTCCGAACGGTGCGGCATTGGAGCGAGCTTGA
- a CDS encoding class F sortase translates to MSARASRERPSRRPLPRRIAAAGLIPAAVAALTLLPVSPLAEPGSGPAARSGPGATASPAPVRPVRVEIPALGVSAPLVDLTLDSGGKLGVPDPADRDLAGWYRDGVMPGSPGTAVVVAHVDTPTGPAAFAGLDTLRPGARVDVRRADRTTAAFRIYAVEEFEKRDFPSDRVYGPSRDAELRLLTCGGAYDPAAGGYQSNVVAFARLVSVQPPESTLPGKNVSHDS, encoded by the coding sequence TTGAGCGCGCGCGCCTCGCGGGAGCGGCCGTCACGGCGGCCCCTCCCGCGCCGCATCGCAGCGGCCGGGCTGATCCCGGCCGCCGTCGCGGCCCTGACCCTGCTCCCGGTCTCCCCCCTCGCGGAGCCCGGCTCCGGCCCGGCCGCGCGCTCGGGCCCCGGCGCCACTGCGTCCCCGGCCCCGGTCCGCCCGGTCCGCGTCGAGATCCCCGCACTCGGTGTCAGCGCCCCGCTGGTGGACCTGACCCTGGACAGCGGGGGCAAGCTGGGCGTGCCCGACCCGGCGGACCGCGATCTGGCGGGCTGGTACCGGGACGGGGTGATGCCGGGCTCCCCCGGCACCGCCGTTGTGGTCGCCCATGTCGACACCCCGACCGGTCCGGCCGCCTTCGCGGGGCTCGACACGCTGCGTCCGGGCGCGCGCGTCGACGTACGCCGGGCGGACCGCACCACCGCGGCCTTCCGGATCTACGCGGTCGAGGAGTTCGAGAAGCGCGACTTCCCGAGCGACCGCGTCTACGGTCCGTCGCGGGACGCCGAGCTGCGCCTGCTCACGTGCGGCGGCGCCTACGACCCGGCGGCGGGCGGCTATCAGTCCAACGTGGTGGCGTTCGCGCGCCTGGTCTCGGTTCAGCCACCGGAATCCACCCTTCCGGGGAAGAATGTCTCCCATGACTCTTGA